The proteins below are encoded in one region of Engystomops pustulosus chromosome 8, aEngPut4.maternal, whole genome shotgun sequence:
- the PHGDH gene encoding D-3-phosphoglycerate dehydrogenase, which yields MSLSDIRRVLLSDTLAPTCALILRTQGGIEVTESPGLSTQDLISKIQDYDALIVRSATKVSAEVLAAGARLKVVGRAGTGVDNVDVDAATRNGIIVMNTPTGNSISAAELTCGLILSLSRQIPQAASSMKEGKWDRKKVGARDQGLHGSELLGKTLGILGLGRIGREVALRMQSFQMKTIGYDPIIPPEVTAEFGVQQFPLEEIWGQCDYITVHTPLLPSTTDRLLVSCF from the exons atgtcCTTGTCTGACATCAGGCGGGTGCTGCTCAGTGACACCCTGGCCCCGACCTGCGCCCTGATCCTGCGCACCCAGGGGGGGATAGAGGTCACCGAGAGCCCGGGACTCAGCACCCAGGACCTCATCTCCAAGATACAG GACTACGATGCGCTGATTGTCCGCTCAGCCACTAAGGTTTCGGCGGAGGTCCTGGCGGCCGGAGCGCGGCTGAAGGTGGTTGGACGCGCAGGAACAGGAGTGGACAATGTGGATGTGGACGCTGCCACCAGGAATGGGATCATCGTGATGAA CACTCCCACCGGGAATAGTATCAGTGCGGCGGAGCTGACGTGCGGCCTCATCCTCAGTCTCTCCAG GCAGATTCCTCAAGCTGCATCATCCATGAAGGAGGGAAAATGGGACCGAAAGAAGGTAGGAGCCCGGGACCAGGGGT TACATGGATCGGAGCTGCTCGGGAAGACGCTGGGAATCCTGGGACTCGGACGCATCGGGAGGGAAGTGGCCCTGAGGATGCAGTCATTTCAGATGAAG ACCATCGGCTATGACCCCATCATCCCCCCAGAAGTAACAGCAGAGTTTGGGGTTCAGCAGTTTCCTCTGGAAGAAATCTGGGGACAGTGCGATTACATCACAGTACACACTCCGCTCCTGccctctactacag atcgGCTCCTTGTCTCATGTTTCTGA